The genomic DNA TCCGAAATTGTTGGAGCAGTGTGTCGTCAGCACGGGCAGGCCATGGGTACGGCCGCAGGCTCGCACCAGGTGATCGCTGGCCGCCTTGCTGGCCGAATAGGGATTGTTGGGCTGATAGGCGCTGGCCTCGGTGAATGCCGGCGCATCCGGCGCCAGCGATCCGTAGACCTCGTCGGTCGAAACATGCAGGAAGCGAAAGTCCTCGCGTGCCTTGCCGACCAGGCCGGCCCAATAGCTCCGGGCCGCCTCCAGCAAGCCGTAGGTGCCGCAGATATTGCTCTGGATGAAATCACCCGCCCCGGCAATGGAGCGATCCACGTGCGACTCCGCAGCGAAGTGCAGGATCGCGCGCGGTTGGTGGGTCCGCAGCAAACTGGCCACCAAAGCGGTGTCGCCGACGTCGCCGACCACCAATTCGTGGCGCGCGTCGTCTTTCAACCCGTCGAGGTTGCGCCGATTGCCGGCATAGGTCAGCTTGTCCAGATTGATCACGGGCTCCCCCCCCTGCGCCAGCCAATCCAGCACAAAGTTGGAACCGATGAATCCGGCGCCGCCGGTGACGAGAATGCTCATTGCGTAGTGCCCGAATGAAGGCGCCGCCTCCTAATCCGGCAGTTTAGCGCCGTGGCCGCCGACTTCAGTACTTATCCGACGTCCCCGTCAGCGCCACCCCGATCCGCAACAACGTATAAGACACCGCGTCCACCCAGCGCCGCACCCATCCACGCCGCTGGTAATCCAGGGGCCGGATGAAACGCCCGCCTTCCTGGATCGCCGTCTCCAGGCGCTCCTGCAGGTCCCAGGCGAACGGCTGGTCATCGATCACCACGTTGGCCTCCCGCGCCAGCAGCAGGCTGAAGGGGTCCAGGTTGGACGAACCGACCGTGGCGACGTTGTCGATCACCGCCACCTTGGCGTGCAGGTAGCTCGGCATATATTCGTAGATCTCGATGCCGTCCCGCAGCAGCTGGTCGTAGAGCGAGCGGGTAGCGTGGTACTGCATGCGGTATTCGATCTTGCCCTGCAACAGCAGGCGCACGCGCACGCCGCGCGCGGCGGCCTTGGCCAGGGCGCGGCGGAACTGGCGGCCGGGGAAAAAATAGGCGTTGGCGATGAGGATGTCGCGGCGCGCCTGCGTGATGCCGTAGAGATAGGCGCGTTCGAAGGTCTGGCGGAAACGCAGGTTGTCGCGCAGCACCAGCGCGGCGCGCAGCTCGCCACAGGGCGCCACGGGCGCATGGCTGGGCTTGGTCAGCCGCATGCGGCTCCAATCGCGCGGATGGCGCCGCAGGCGGGCCCAGTTCAGGCGCACCCACAACAGATCCTGCGCGTAGGCCGCCTCGGTCACCAACGGGCCGCGCACCTGCACCGCGAAATCGAAGCGCGGCGCCGAAATGCCGTCGGTGGGATCGAGGTCGTCGTAGTCGTCGATGATGTTGATGCCGCCGATGAAGGCCACGTTGCCATCGACGATGGTGACCTTGCGGTGCAGGCGCCGCAGGCGGCTGCGCGACGGAATGAACCTGGCGAACCAGCGCGGCTCGGGACGGAAGATGCGGCATTGCGCGCCGGCGCCGGTCAGGCGTTCGCGCAGGGTCTCGGCGGTCTCGGCCGCGCCGAAGCCGTCGAGCACCACGCGCACCTTGACGCCGCGCGCGGCCGCCGCCATCAGGCAATCCAGCACCTTCACGCCGGTGCGGTCCAGCATGAAGATATAGGTTTCCAGATGCACGCTGGATTGCGCCGCGTCGATCGCCTGGCACAGCGCCGGAAAGAAGTCGGTGCCGTTCTGCAGCAGCCGGATGTCGTTGCCGTCGGTCCACTCCAGCCTGACCTGCTCGGCCTTCACGGGAGTTCCAGCTCGGCCAGCAAGGGGGAATGATCGGACAGCCGCGCCCATTCGCGGCCGCGCAGCACGCGCGCGCTGCGCACGGCGAAGCCGCGCTGGTAGATGCGGTCCAGGCGGAACCAGGGGAACACGGCCGGAAAGGTGCGCGGCGGCGGCAGCAACAGGCGCGAGCTGCCGTCCATGCCGAGCTGGTTGGTGCGCTCCAGCACCGAAACGCCGCTGTTGGGCAGGCCACGCAGGGCGTTGCTCAGGCGCTTGACCGAATCGCGCAGGCGCGGCAGTTCGCCGCCATGGCTGCGCGGCGCGTGCGAGAACACCTCGTACAGGCCCAGCTGCTGCACGAACAGCGGCGCCAGGCGGTCGCCCCAATCGTTGAAATCACCGGCGATCAGTATCGGTTCGCCGTCGGGCACCATGCGCCGGATGCGCTCGGTCAGCGCCAGGATCTGGCGGCTGCGGCTGCCGGCGAACAGGCCCAGGTGCACCACGAAGCAGTGCACCGAGCGCCCGTCGAGTTCGATGGTCGCGTGCAGCAGGCCGCGCTGCTCCAGGCGATGGTCGGAGATATCCTGGTTTTCATGGTCGAGGATGGGAAAGCGCGACAACAGCGCGTTGCCGTGGTCGGTTTCGTGGCGAATCGCATTGCGGCCATAGGCCACGTCCAGCTTGAGCGCGGCGGCCAGCGATTCATGCTGGGCGTCGAGCAGCGATTTCTGCTCGTTGCGGCCCTGCACTTCCTGCAGGAAGACCAGGTCGGGGCGCAGGCCATACAGGCCCAGGCGCAGTTCGTTCAACGAGTCGCGGCGGCCCAACGCCGAGCGACCTTTATGGATGTTGTAGCTGACGACACGGATGAGCGACATGGAGGAGATGGCGCCTTCTCAAGACAGTGAAACCGCCAACCGAGGCCCACAAAAAAGAAGAGCCCCGGCAAGCACCGCCAACCCAGGCGGCGTTTGCCAGATTACTCCAATTCCATGAACCCTTCCCACCTCGGAGACACCCTGAAACGCAGCGAACGGGCCCGGCGGCGGCTCAGAGGCGCATCCGCTCAGGCAAAGCCCCGCACCCGGGACGCCCCCAAGCCGAGCACACACAAGGCAAGCAGAAAAACGCCACAAACCCGAGACACCATCCCTAGCCAGGCCGCCGGGATCCGGCTCCGCCGGCCCCGCGCGGCGCCCCCTTGAGGGGGAGCGCCGCAGGCGCTCGGGGGTGGGTTCACTTCGGCTCAGCGTTGCGCAGGCGGATGTGCAGCTCGCGCAGTTGCTTCTCGTCGACTTCCGACGGCGCCTGGGTCAGCAGATCCTGGGCGCGCTGGGTCTTCGGGAAAGCGATCACGTCACGGATCGATTCGGCGCCGGTCATCATCGTGACGATGCGGTCCAGGCCGAAGGCGATGCCGCCGTGCGGAGGCGCGCCGTACTGCAGCGCGTCCAGCAGGTAGCCGAACTTCTCGCGGGCTTCCTCGGCGCCGATCTTGAGCGCGCGGAACACCTTGCTCTGCACTTCCTCGCGGTGGATACGGACCGAGCCGCCGCCGATTTCCCAGCCGTTCAGGACCATGTCGTAGGCCTTGGCGAACGCCTTGCTGGGATCGGTCTCGAGGAAGTCCTCGTGGCCGTCCTTGGGGCTGGTGAACGGGTGATGCGCGGCGGTGTAGCGGCCGTCTTCCTCGTCGTATTCGAACATCGGGAAGTCGACCACCCACAGCGGCATCCAGCCGGCGGTGAACAGGCCGGTCTTCTTGCCGAATTCGCTGTGGCCGATCTTCACGCGCAGCGCGCCGATGGCGTCGTTGACGACCTTCTCGCGGTCGGCGCCGAAGAAGATGATGTCGCCGTCCTGCGCGCCGGTGCGCTTGACCAATTCGGCCAGGGCGGCGTCATGCAGGTTCTTGACGATCGGCGATTGCAGGCCGTCGCGGCCCTTGGCCACTTCGTTGACCTTGATGTAGGCCAGGCCCTTGGCGCCGTAGATGCCGACGAACTGGGTGTAGGCGTCGATCTCGCTGCGCGACATCTCGGCGCCGCCGGGCACGCGCAGGGCGACCACGCGGCTGCCGGGCGCCGTGGCGGCGGCGGCGAACACCTTGAAGTCCACGTCGCGCATGACGTCGGTCATGTCGGTGAATTCGAGCTGCACGCGCAGGTCGGGCTTGTCCGAACCGTAGCGACGCATCGCTTCGGTCCAGGTCATGATGGGGAACGGCTCGGCCAGGTCGACGCCCTGCACCACCTTGAACACGTGGCGGATCATGTTCTCGAAGATCTCGCGGATCTCGAGCTCGTTCAGGAACGAGGTTTCGCAGTCGATCTGGGTGAATTCAGGCTGGCGGTCGGCGCGCAGGTCTTCGTCGCGGAAGCACTTGGTGATCTGGTAATAGCGGTCAAAGCCCGACACCATCAGCATCTGCTTGAACAGCTGCGGCGACTGCGGCAGCGCGAAGAAGTGGCCGGCGTTGACGCGCGAGGGCACCAGGTAGTCGCGCGCGCCTTCGGGCGTGCTCTTGGCCAGCATCGGGGTTTCGATGTCGATGAAGCCCAGCTGGTCCAGGAACTTGCGGGTTTCGATCGAGACGCGGTAGCGCAGCATCAGGTTGCGCTGCATCTGCGGGCGGCGCAGGTCCAGCACGCGGTGCGTCAGGCGGGTGGTTTCCGACAGGTTGTCGTCGTCCAGCTGGAACGGCGGCGTGACCGACGCGTTCAGGATCTCGACTTCCTTGCACAGCACCTCGATCTCGCCCGAGGCCAGCTCGGCGTTGGCGGTGCCCGCCGGACGCTCGCGCACCAGGCCGGTGACGCGGATGCAGAATTCGTTGCGCAGGCGCTCGGCGGTGGCGAAGGCGGCGTTATCCGGATCGAACACGATCTGCGCCAGGCCCGCGCGGTCGCGCAAGTCGATGAAGATGACCCCGCCGTGGTCGCGGCGGCGGTTCACCCAGCCATACAGGGTGACGGTCTGGCCGAGATGGTCGCGGCAAACCTGGCCGGTGTAGCAGGTACGCATCGGGATAACTCCGTTGTGTGCTTGGTAGTAGCGTAAAGGGTTACAGGTCGACGCCCGGCGCGCGCTGCGCGTCCGGCGTCGGGGAGGACGGCGCCGGCCGGGCGCCCGGCGCGGCCGGACCCGGGGCGACGACGCCCATGGAAACGATGTACTTCAAGGCCGCGTCCACGCTCATCTGCAGGTCCACCGTGTCGGCACGGGGCACCATCAGGAAGAAGCCGGACGTGGGATTCGGCGTGGTCGGCACGTACACGCTGATGTGGTCGCCGGGCAGCCGTTCGGCCACTTCGCCGCTAGGCGTGCCGGTGACGAACGCGATGGTCCAGCTGCCGGCGCGCGGATACTGCACCAGCACGGCGCGGCGAAACGCCTGGCCGTTCGGCGCCAGCACGGTATCGCTGACCTGCTTGACCGAGTTGTAGATCGAGCGCACCAGGGGAATGCGGCCCAGCAGGTTTTCCCACTGGTCCACCATGGTACGGCCGATCAGGTTGGCCGCGAAAATGCCCGTCAGCAGCACCACCACGATGACCAGGACGAAGCGGAAGCCGGGGATGTCGACGCCGAACAGCGATTCGGACGACAGGAAGCCAGGCACGAACCCTTCGAGGGTGGCGACCAGCAGACCCAGCACCCACACCGTGATGACCAGCGGAACCCAGATCAGCAGGCCGGTGATGAAGTACTTCTTGATGACGCGCATACGCATCGCGCGGGTACTCAGGAGGCGCTGGCCGGTCCCGCGGCGGGCGCGGGGGCAGCGGCCGGAGCCGGTGCGCTGGCGGCCGGGGCGGCGCTGTCAGCGGGCGCCGACGGGGCGCTGGCGCCGGTGGCCTGCTGGCCGCCGCTGCCGTTGCCGCGGAAATCGGTGACGTACCAGCCCGAGCCCTTGAGCTGGAAGCCAGCCGCGGTCACTTGCTTGGAAAACGTGCTCTGGCCGCATTCGGGGCAAACCGAAAGCGGCGCGTCGGAAATCTTCTGCAGAACGTCTTTGGCATGGCCACAGGCGCTGCACTTGTAGGCGTAGATGGGCATCGAGGGCTCCCAGGCGCGGGCCCGGTGTATCAGTGACCGTCGGCCGGACGTGGCGCGAAACCAGGGGCGCGAGGAGTCCTCCAAGAGGAGGCCCCCCGGGGCCGGAGCTGGCGCTGGACCGGACAACGGCCGGGCACGGCCGGAAAAATACGGGAAAGTCTTGAATTTTAGCGGTTTTTCGTGAAAGGCCGGCGGCACCCTCATGGCGGGGCGCCCGGGGGCTCCGCCAGGGGTGCGCGCCCCGCTCCGTCAGACGGGCAGCAGGAACATCAGGGCAGCCACCGCCGTCGGCCCCAGGGCAGACAAAAACAGCCGCCCGGACGAAATGCTGCCATCGGGGAAATGGTTCTTCAGGATGGCGAAACCGGCCGGGTTCGGCGCGTTGGCGATCACGGTCAGTCCGCCCCCGGTCACGGCGCCCGCCACCAGCATGTAGCGCCAGGCTTCGCTGGTGCCTTCCACCAGCGAACCGAGGTAGGTCAGCGCGGCGTTGTCGGTGATGGCCGTCAGCGCGGTCGCGCCCCAGAACAGCACGAACGGCTCGAGCCCGCCCAGCAGGTCCTGCAGCCACCACTTCTGCAGCCCGCCCAGCACCACCAGGCCCGCCAGGAAGAAGCCCACCATCAGCCCCTCCTTGATCAGCAGGCGGTTCTGGTGGCGCTTGTAGGCCTCGGCAAAGCCGATGAACATCATCAACAGGCCCAGGAAGATCGCTGGATGATGGGCGCTCAGCACCACCGCCACCAGGAACACCAGGTGGATCAGCATCACCAGCGCCGGCACCGGCGGGCGGTTGTCCTTGCCTTCCGGCGCATCGACGCCGCCGCCCGTGCCCACCGAACGTTCCAGCAGCGCCTTGCGGCAGATGAAGGTCAAGAGGCCCGCGTTCAGGCACACCGCCACCGCCGCGCGCCAGCCGAAATGCTGCGCCATGAAAGTCGAATCCCAGCCGAAGGTGGACGCCACCATCAATACCGGCGGCGCCGCGTAGGAGGTCAACACGCCGCCGATCGACACGTTGACGAACAGCACGCCAAGCGTCAGGTACTTGAAGCCGGCGCGGCCGCTGCTGCGGAAATAGGCATCGCGCAGCAGGATCGCCGCCAGCGTCATCGCCGCCGGTTCGGTGATGAACGAACCGCCGAGCGGCACCAGCGACATCACCACGAAGAACGTGGCCAGTTCACGCGGCAGCGGCAGCACGCGCGCCGTGGCGCGCACCAGCAGTCCCACCAGTTCCAGGATCGGCCGGCTGGCCGCCACCACCATGATGGTGAAGACGAACAGCGGCTCGGTGAAATTGCGCGTGTCCATGTAGCCGATGGCCGATGACGGCCCGGTCAGCGCCGCCATCGCCACGATCAGGGCAAACGCCCACACGCCGAACACCGCCTCGACCTCGGCCAGCAGGTGCCAGAAACCGGCATGAGGCCCGCCGCGATGGGCCAGGCGGGCGAACATGGGAACGGAGAAGGTATGCAGCACCGCCACGCCGAACAGGACGGTGGCGATGAGTTCTATGGGCTGAGGCATCTGAAGCGCTTCCGGTATGAAGGCCCGGGCCGCGCGCACGCGACCCGGAATCGGCGGACAAGGGTCGCACTATAGCGTAGCGAACCCGCCCCGCCCTACAGGGACAACGCTAGGATTCGCCCACTTTTCAGGCGATCGGCGCGGGCGGCTCGCCGCCCTGCTGCGCATCGCGCATCTCCATCAGCAGGCTGTGCAGCATCTCGGTCGACAGGCCGTGCAGCACCAGGCGATAGCCGGCGCGCAGCGTCGACATCGGCACCAGCGGATGGCTGTTGTTGACCAGGATCAGGTGCTGCGGCGCGCCCAGGAGCTTGGCCGCGTAGATGCCGATGGTCTCGTCCAGCTGCAGCGAATTGGCTGCGCGCCAGAAGTCGTTGTCGGTCAGCATCAATTGATACAGCGGCGTGAATAGCTCGATGGCGCTTTGCAGGTCGAGGAAATTCAGTTTGCCCTGCGGCATGTCCTCGAGCTTCAGATCAGGATCGCGGATCATCGAGAAGTCGACGCGCTCGGGCGCATGCATCTCCACGCCGGCATCGCGCAGGGCCTGGTTCAGGCGGATCACGAAGTTGAACAGGTTCAGGTCGTGCTTGACGAACAGCTCGTCCTTGAGATCGTCGATCTCCATCGGCTCGAGCGGCGTGGTGGTCACCCGCACGGGCGAATTGGCGGCGATGAACGCCAGAATCTGCGCGCCAAGATGGAAGTGCCGCAGGATCAGCCAGTTGGCCTCGGGCGACACGAAGCGCTTCAGGCCCCACGCCAGGATGCGATGCAGCAGCCGCGAATGCGACCAGCGGCGCGGCAGGAAAGTCTTGATGACCTGGATCAGGATGATGCAGGCGCGCGCCAGCGGCCGCAGGAACGGCAGCAGGTACTGGCGCGAGCCGCAGCTCGAATCGGTCAGCCAGGC from Achromobacter xylosoxidans includes the following:
- the rfbB gene encoding dTDP-glucose 4,6-dehydratase — translated: MSILVTGGAGFIGSNFVLDWLAQGGEPVINLDKLTYAGNRRNLDGLKDDARHELVVGDVGDTALVASLLRTHQPRAILHFAAESHVDRSIAGAGDFIQSNICGTYGLLEAARSYWAGLVGKAREDFRFLHVSTDEVYGSLAPDAPAFTEASAYQPNNPYSASKAASDHLVRACGRTHGLPVLTTHCSNNFGPRQFPEKLIPVVIHNALAGKPLPVYGDGLHVRDWLYVADHCSGLRKVLERGCPGETYNLGGDSERTNLDVVLAVCRLLDQLRPRADGASYKTQIAMVADRAGHDRRYAIDTTRARRELGWRAVETFQSGLEKTLGWYLDNPQWVTDIVSGAYRQEAPSP
- the clsB gene encoding cardiolipin synthase ClsB, with translation MKAEQVRLEWTDGNDIRLLQNGTDFFPALCQAIDAAQSSVHLETYIFMLDRTGVKVLDCLMAAAARGVKVRVVLDGFGAAETAETLRERLTGAGAQCRIFRPEPRWFARFIPSRSRLRRLHRKVTIVDGNVAFIGGINIIDDYDDLDPTDGISAPRFDFAVQVRGPLVTEAAYAQDLLWVRLNWARLRRHPRDWSRMRLTKPSHAPVAPCGELRAALVLRDNLRFRQTFERAYLYGITQARRDILIANAYFFPGRQFRRALAKAAARGVRVRLLLQGKIEYRMQYHATRSLYDQLLRDGIEIYEYMPSYLHAKVAVIDNVATVGSSNLDPFSLLLAREANVVIDDQPFAWDLQERLETAIQEGGRFIRPLDYQRRGWVRRWVDAVSYTLLRIGVALTGTSDKY
- a CDS encoding DUF6999 family protein; the encoded protein is MNREPEFLAKGHDPADPSPWLALYLDRSTPLPDKVKKAWLTDSSCGSRQYLLPFLRPLARACIILIQVIKTFLPRRWSHSRLLHRILAWGLKRFVSPEANWLILRHFHLGAQILAFIAANSPVRVTTTPLEPMEIDDLKDELFVKHDLNLFNFVIRLNQALRDAGVEMHAPERVDFSMIRDPDLKLEDMPQGKLNFLDLQSAIELFTPLYQLMLTDNDFWRAANSLQLDETIGIYAAKLLGAPQHLILVNNSHPLVPMSTLRAGYRLVLHGLSTEMLHSLLMEMRDAQQGGEPPAPIA
- a CDS encoding putative Na+/H+ antiporter is translated as MPQPIELIATVLFGVAVLHTFSVPMFARLAHRGGPHAGFWHLLAEVEAVFGVWAFALIVAMAALTGPSSAIGYMDTRNFTEPLFVFTIMVVAASRPILELVGLLVRATARVLPLPRELATFFVVMSLVPLGGSFITEPAAMTLAAILLRDAYFRSSGRAGFKYLTLGVLFVNVSIGGVLTSYAAPPVLMVASTFGWDSTFMAQHFGWRAAVAVCLNAGLLTFICRKALLERSVGTGGGVDAPEGKDNRPPVPALVMLIHLVFLVAVVLSAHHPAIFLGLLMMFIGFAEAYKRHQNRLLIKEGLMVGFFLAGLVVLGGLQKWWLQDLLGGLEPFVLFWGATALTAITDNAALTYLGSLVEGTSEAWRYMLVAGAVTGGGLTVIANAPNPAGFAILKNHFPDGSISSGRLFLSALGPTAVAALMFLLPV
- a CDS encoding FmdB family zinc ribbon protein, with product MPIYAYKCSACGHAKDVLQKISDAPLSVCPECGQSTFSKQVTAAGFQLKGSGWYVTDFRGNGSGGQQATGASAPSAPADSAAPAASAPAPAAAPAPAAGPASAS
- a CDS encoding endonuclease/exonuclease/phosphatase family protein codes for the protein MSLIRVVSYNIHKGRSALGRRDSLNELRLGLYGLRPDLVFLQEVQGRNEQKSLLDAQHESLAAALKLDVAYGRNAIRHETDHGNALLSRFPILDHENQDISDHRLEQRGLLHATIELDGRSVHCFVVHLGLFAGSRSRQILALTERIRRMVPDGEPILIAGDFNDWGDRLAPLFVQQLGLYEVFSHAPRSHGGELPRLRDSVKRLSNALRGLPNSGVSVLERTNQLGMDGSSRLLLPPPRTFPAVFPWFRLDRIYQRGFAVRSARVLRGREWARLSDHSPLLAELELP
- a CDS encoding DUF502 domain-containing protein, which gives rise to MRVIKKYFITGLLIWVPLVITVWVLGLLVATLEGFVPGFLSSESLFGVDIPGFRFVLVIVVVLLTGIFAANLIGRTMVDQWENLLGRIPLVRSIYNSVKQVSDTVLAPNGQAFRRAVLVQYPRAGSWTIAFVTGTPSGEVAERLPGDHISVYVPTTPNPTSGFFLMVPRADTVDLQMSVDAALKYIVSMGVVAPGPAAPGARPAPSSPTPDAQRAPGVDL
- the aspS gene encoding aspartate--tRNA ligase, with the translated sequence MRTCYTGQVCRDHLGQTVTLYGWVNRRRDHGGVIFIDLRDRAGLAQIVFDPDNAAFATAERLRNEFCIRVTGLVRERPAGTANAELASGEIEVLCKEVEILNASVTPPFQLDDDNLSETTRLTHRVLDLRRPQMQRNLMLRYRVSIETRKFLDQLGFIDIETPMLAKSTPEGARDYLVPSRVNAGHFFALPQSPQLFKQMLMVSGFDRYYQITKCFRDEDLRADRQPEFTQIDCETSFLNELEIREIFENMIRHVFKVVQGVDLAEPFPIMTWTEAMRRYGSDKPDLRVQLEFTDMTDVMRDVDFKVFAAAATAPGSRVVALRVPGGAEMSRSEIDAYTQFVGIYGAKGLAYIKVNEVAKGRDGLQSPIVKNLHDAALAELVKRTGAQDGDIIFFGADREKVVNDAIGALRVKIGHSEFGKKTGLFTAGWMPLWVVDFPMFEYDEEDGRYTAAHHPFTSPKDGHEDFLETDPSKAFAKAYDMVLNGWEIGGGSVRIHREEVQSKVFRALKIGAEEAREKFGYLLDALQYGAPPHGGIAFGLDRIVTMMTGAESIRDVIAFPKTQRAQDLLTQAPSEVDEKQLRELHIRLRNAEPK